The Oncorhynchus clarkii lewisi isolate Uvic-CL-2024 chromosome 29, UVic_Ocla_1.0, whole genome shotgun sequence genome contains a region encoding:
- the LOC139388472 gene encoding PHD finger protein 24-like isoform X1, producing MGVLMSKKHQVEKVQKCTSVVSAFQEGVKERAPSTTNQEEGSKEEREGPTEASPPPNLEEKEEADHREADSKAGPSGTSQQAATPAPTRDECKVNQEAWNRLRDGKGVEPEDLDKTGHQLTPTAFVRPKRDANVDQPMEIALGQREQPVNDEMCEVCEVWTADDLFPCRTCTRVFHDGCLSEMGYLRPELLQEMRETAHTATGWSCYYCDNVNLLLTEEEMYSLMETFKQCKIIPESCLVSDELLQYRHFVSKQLFEKDLSDEQEEEVLAQFAALDPEKRGQIEWSDFLYHESLEVLKKFRTENSLVRLLSAKERDHVRSVFMGLDLDKDSVVTGAETRWAQQSWFQKLSMESQSCNVRLIGLCSPVNCGISHVGPISDSSPASSSSERSTQKDDRPVSWDDFLRESAIYILAARPNSSAMHIRLPL from the exons ATGGGAGTGCTCATGTCTAAAAAGCATCAGGTGGAGAAGGTGCAGAAATGCACCTCGGTCGTCTCCGCCTTTCAGGAAGGGGTAAAGGAACGCGCCCCATCCACAACAAACCAGGAGGAAGGATccaaagaggaaagagaggggccGACTGAAGCCTCGCCACCACCCAacctggaggagaaggaggaggcagatcacagagaggcagacagcaaAGCGGGGCCCTCAGGGACCTCCCAGCAGGCTGCAACTCCGGCCCCCACCAGGGATGAGTGTAAGGTCAACCAGGAGGCCTGGAATAGGTTACGGGACGGGAAGGGGGTGGAGCCTGAGGATCTGGACAAGACCGGCCATCAGCTCACCCCAACTGCCTTTGTACGTCCCAAGAGAGATGCCAACGTTGACCAGCCTATGGAGATagcactgggacagagagagcag CCGGTGAACGATGAGATGTGTGAGGTGTGTGAGGTGTGGACTGCCGACGACCTGTTTCCCTGCAGGACCTGCACACGGGTCTTCCATGATGGCTGTCTGAGTGAAATGGGCTACCTGCGTCCCGAACTCCTGCaggagatgagggagacagcTCACACCGCGACAGGCTGGAGCTGTTACTACTGc GACAACGTGAACCTGCTCCTGACTGAAGAGGAGATGTACAGCCTGATGGAAACCTTCAAGCAGTGCAAGATCATCCCTG AGTCGTGCCTGGTGTCAGATGAGCTGCTGCAGTACCGACACTTTGTGTCCAAGCAACTGTTTGAGAAGGACCTCTCTgatgaacaggaggaggaggtgttggcCCAATTCGCTGCCCTGGACCCGGAGAAGAGGGGCCAGATCGAGTGGTCTGACTTCCTCTACCACGAGTCCCTGGAAGTGCTCAAGAAGTTCCGCACAGAG AACTCCTTGGTGCGGCTGTTGAGTGCTAAGGAGCGGGACCATGTGCGGTCAGTGTTCATGGGTTTGGACCTGGATAAAGACAGTGTGGTCACAGGAGCAGAGACCCGCTGGGCCCAGCAGTCCTGGTTTCAGAAGCTCAGCATGGAGTCCCAGTCCTGCAATGTGAG ACTCATTGGATTGTGTTCTCCTGTGAATTGTGG TATTAGCCATGTTGGCCCAATATCTGACAGCAGCCCAGCCAGCTCCAGCAGTGAGAGAAGCACTCAGAAAGATGACAG ACCAGTGAGCTGGGATGACTTCCTGAGGGAGAGTGCCATCTACATCCTCGCTGCCCGGCCCAACAGCTCGGCAATGCATATCCGCCTGCCCCTATAG
- the LOC139388472 gene encoding PHD finger protein 24-like isoform X2 has protein sequence MGVLMSKKHQVEKVQKCTSVVSAFQEGVKERAPSTTNQEEGSKEEREGPTEASPPPNLEEKEEADHREADSKAGPSGTSQQAATPAPTRDECKVNQEAWNRLRDGKGVEPEDLDKTGHQLTPTAFVRPKRDANVDQPMEIALGQREQPVNDEMCEVCEVWTADDLFPCRTCTRVFHDGCLSEMGYLRPELLQEMRETAHTATGWSCYYCDNVNLLLTEEEMYSLMETFKQCKIIPESCLVSDELLQYRHFVSKQLFEKDLSDEQEEEVLAQFAALDPEKRGQIEWSDFLYHESLEVLKKFRTENSLVRLLSAKERDHVRSVFMGLDLDKDSVVTGAETRWAQQSWFQKLSMESQSCNVSISHVGPISDSSPASSSSERSTQKDDRPVSWDDFLRESAIYILAARPNSSAMHIRLPL, from the exons ATGGGAGTGCTCATGTCTAAAAAGCATCAGGTGGAGAAGGTGCAGAAATGCACCTCGGTCGTCTCCGCCTTTCAGGAAGGGGTAAAGGAACGCGCCCCATCCACAACAAACCAGGAGGAAGGATccaaagaggaaagagaggggccGACTGAAGCCTCGCCACCACCCAacctggaggagaaggaggaggcagatcacagagaggcagacagcaaAGCGGGGCCCTCAGGGACCTCCCAGCAGGCTGCAACTCCGGCCCCCACCAGGGATGAGTGTAAGGTCAACCAGGAGGCCTGGAATAGGTTACGGGACGGGAAGGGGGTGGAGCCTGAGGATCTGGACAAGACCGGCCATCAGCTCACCCCAACTGCCTTTGTACGTCCCAAGAGAGATGCCAACGTTGACCAGCCTATGGAGATagcactgggacagagagagcag CCGGTGAACGATGAGATGTGTGAGGTGTGTGAGGTGTGGACTGCCGACGACCTGTTTCCCTGCAGGACCTGCACACGGGTCTTCCATGATGGCTGTCTGAGTGAAATGGGCTACCTGCGTCCCGAACTCCTGCaggagatgagggagacagcTCACACCGCGACAGGCTGGAGCTGTTACTACTGc GACAACGTGAACCTGCTCCTGACTGAAGAGGAGATGTACAGCCTGATGGAAACCTTCAAGCAGTGCAAGATCATCCCTG AGTCGTGCCTGGTGTCAGATGAGCTGCTGCAGTACCGACACTTTGTGTCCAAGCAACTGTTTGAGAAGGACCTCTCTgatgaacaggaggaggaggtgttggcCCAATTCGCTGCCCTGGACCCGGAGAAGAGGGGCCAGATCGAGTGGTCTGACTTCCTCTACCACGAGTCCCTGGAAGTGCTCAAGAAGTTCCGCACAGAG AACTCCTTGGTGCGGCTGTTGAGTGCTAAGGAGCGGGACCATGTGCGGTCAGTGTTCATGGGTTTGGACCTGGATAAAGACAGTGTGGTCACAGGAGCAGAGACCCGCTGGGCCCAGCAGTCCTGGTTTCAGAAGCTCAGCATGGAGTCCCAGTCCTGCAATGTGAG TATTAGCCATGTTGGCCCAATATCTGACAGCAGCCCAGCCAGCTCCAGCAGTGAGAGAAGCACTCAGAAAGATGACAG ACCAGTGAGCTGGGATGACTTCCTGAGGGAGAGTGCCATCTACATCCTCGCTGCCCGGCCCAACAGCTCGGCAATGCATATCCGCCTGCCCCTATAG